Proteins encoded together in one Triticum dicoccoides isolate Atlit2015 ecotype Zavitan chromosome 7B, WEW_v2.0, whole genome shotgun sequence window:
- the LOC119338981 gene encoding RING-H2 finger protein ATL39-like produces the protein MAQPEDRIIAGIFVGIVASLLVSIIVCSLCRGHRNGAAAAARARPLPERGTVTATVRVDQRQLRQACAAGATAGLPAFTYSLSVKHNMTGVGEEAATCSVCLGALQLGDTVRLLPTCLHVYHAECIDPWLGAHSTCPICRSDTDPATGVGRLPPA, from the coding sequence ATGGCTCAGCCTGAGGACAGGATCATCGCCGGCATCTTCGTCGGCATCGTGGCCTCCTTGCTCGTGTCCATCATCGTGTGCAGCCTCTGCCGGGGTCACCGCAacggcgcggcggcggccgccCGGGCGCGGCCGCTACCGGAGCGTGGTACAGTCACCGCTACTGTCCGCGTCGACCAGCGGCAGCTTCGCCAGGCCTGCGCCGCCGGTGCGACGGCCGGGCTCCCGGCGTTCACGTACAGCCTATCGGTGAAGCACAACATGACGGGCGTAGGGGAGGAGGCGGCGACGTGCTCGGTTTGCCTCGGCGCGCTGCAGCTAGGAGACACGGTGCGGCTGCTGCCGACGTGCCTGCACGTGTACCACGCGGAGTGCATCGACCCGTGGCTAGGCGCGCACTCGACGTGCCCGATCTGCCGCTCGGACACGGACCCGGCCACGGGCGTTGGCCGGCTACCACCTGCTTAG